Proteins from a genomic interval of Pseudomonas paeninsulae:
- a CDS encoding MFS transporter gives MRMPTTFGMNQIVSHGFGMFLFAALMPFMRESIEISAWQLATIGALTQLAYLGGAMLLGLLGHRLGTSRLALITGMTSSTLLLTMSQLRDPMLITLTLTCLAASAAISWGCIVEIVSRCARAESRSTYLSCASSGTAWGYALNGLLILVVVPLLGWQASWQVAGLFGLLVVALTWHMLRDLKPAPLSPTASAGPVDSVIPTSRLFATIIGERTALFACLICLLVGFTTMPFSYWLNSYLDELSMPAALGGYTWATVGGTGMVAGFLTGKLADRKGHGTALMVIFSGFTLGLLAFVADPGKFALVAGFGYGLMYFPMWGIVAGWLNQHYSSTATMQISGICMVTFGLGGTLGNLLAGYIRETTGSLQDVFFVLTGASLLLVVLAIVILRGDRQAALTAKPAAA, from the coding sequence ATGCGAATGCCCACCACGTTCGGCATGAACCAGATCGTCAGCCACGGTTTCGGCATGTTCCTGTTTGCCGCCTTGATGCCGTTTATGCGCGAGTCCATCGAGATCAGTGCCTGGCAGCTGGCGACTATCGGCGCACTGACCCAATTGGCCTATCTTGGCGGCGCCATGCTCCTCGGCCTGCTCGGTCATCGCCTGGGCACCAGCCGCCTGGCCCTCATTACCGGCATGACCTCCAGCACCCTGCTGCTCACCATGTCGCAGTTGCGTGATCCCATGCTGATCACGCTTACCCTGACCTGCCTGGCTGCCAGCGCGGCGATCAGCTGGGGCTGCATCGTCGAGATCGTCAGCCGCTGCGCCCGTGCCGAGTCGCGCTCGACCTACCTGTCCTGCGCCTCCAGCGGCACAGCATGGGGCTATGCCCTCAACGGCCTGCTGATCCTTGTCGTGGTGCCACTGCTTGGCTGGCAGGCCAGCTGGCAAGTCGCCGGGCTGTTCGGCCTGCTGGTCGTGGCCCTGACCTGGCACATGCTGCGCGACCTCAAGCCGGCGCCCCTCAGTCCGACCGCCAGCGCCGGCCCGGTCGACTCGGTGATCCCCACTTCCCGGCTGTTCGCCACCATCATAGGTGAGCGCACCGCCCTGTTTGCCTGCCTGATCTGCCTGCTGGTGGGCTTCACCACCATGCCGTTTTCCTACTGGCTCAATAGCTACCTGGATGAACTCAGCATGCCGGCGGCGCTGGGCGGCTACACCTGGGCGACGGTTGGCGGCACCGGCATGGTGGCCGGCTTCCTCACCGGCAAATTGGCCGACCGCAAGGGCCATGGCACCGCGCTGATGGTGATCTTCAGCGGCTTCACCTTGGGCTTGCTGGCATTCGTCGCGGACCCGGGCAAGTTCGCCCTGGTCGCCGGCTTCGGCTATGGCCTGATGTACTTCCCAATGTGGGGCATCGTCGCCGGCTGGCTCAACCAGCACTATTCATCGACCGCGACCATGCAGATCAGCGGCATCTGCATGGTGACCTTCGGCCTGGGCGGCACCCTAGGCAACCTGCTGGCCGGTTATATCCGCGAAACAACCGGCTCGCTGCAGGACGTGTTCTTCGTGCTGACCGGTGCCTCCCTGCTACTTGTGGTCCTGGCCATCGTCATCCTGCGTGGCGACCGCCAGGCAGCGCTGACGGCGAAGCCGGCAGCCGCGTAG
- a CDS encoding universal stress protein, protein MQAIRNILVVMEPERPEGLALKRAKLIAGVTQSHLHLLVCGKKHDHSTYLSDLCATLDKEGYTTSSQQAWHENLHQTIISVQQAEGCGLVIKQHFPDNPLKKALLTPDDWKLLRYCPAPVLMVKTDKSWTGGTILAAVDVGNADGEHRTLHNSIINYGYDIAALAKASLHVISAHPAPMLSAADPTFQLKETIEARYREQCKAFQAEYDIAEERLHIAEGPADALIPQIAHQLNAAVTVIGTVARTGLSGALIGNTAEVILDALDCDVLVLKPDDIIAHLEELVAQH, encoded by the coding sequence ATGCAAGCCATTCGCAACATTTTAGTCGTCATGGAACCAGAGCGACCCGAAGGCTTGGCACTCAAGCGGGCCAAATTGATTGCTGGCGTGACGCAATCGCACCTGCACTTGCTGGTCTGCGGCAAGAAGCATGACCACTCGACTTATCTCAGTGACCTGTGCGCCACGCTCGATAAAGAGGGATACACCACCTCCAGCCAGCAGGCTTGGCATGAAAACCTGCACCAGACCATCATCAGCGTGCAGCAGGCCGAAGGGTGCGGCCTGGTGATCAAGCAGCACTTCCCCGACAACCCGCTGAAAAAAGCCCTGCTCACTCCAGACGACTGGAAACTGCTGCGTTATTGCCCGGCCCCGGTGCTGATGGTGAAAACCGACAAATCCTGGACTGGCGGCACCATACTCGCGGCTGTCGATGTCGGTAACGCCGACGGTGAACACCGTACCCTGCACAACAGCATCATCAACTACGGCTACGACATTGCCGCGCTGGCCAAGGCCAGCCTGCATGTAATCAGCGCCCATCCTGCGCCGATGCTGTCGGCCGCAGACCCGACCTTCCAGCTGAAAGAGACCATCGAGGCGCGTTATCGCGAGCAGTGCAAAGCCTTCCAGGCCGAATACGACATTGCCGAGGAACGCCTGCATATCGCCGAAGGCCCGGCCGATGCGCTTATTCCGCAAATCGCTCATCAACTGAATGCCGCCGTGACCGTGATCGGCACAGTGGCGCGCACCGGACTGTCCGGGGCGCTGATCGGCAACACTGCCGAGGTGATCCTCGACGCGCTGGATTGTGACGTCCTAGTGCTTAAGCCCGACGACATCATCGCCCACCTGGAAGAACTGGTGGCACAGCACTGA
- the lpxH gene encoding UDP-2,3-diacylglucosamine diphosphatase — translation MILLISDLHLEQERPDISRAFLHFLKNRASEAEALYILGDFFEVWIGDDAISPFQRSIAQALRQLSDSGTRIYLMHGNRDFLIGQAFCREAGCTLLRDPCLVELGGEKVLLMHGDSLCTQDEAYMRLRRWLRNPLSLFILRNLPLATRRKLARKLRNESRAQTRMKASDIVDVTPAEVPLIMAAHGVRTLIHGHTHRPAVHPLQVAGQPARRIVLGDWDSQGWALQVDDQSWQLAPFSLS, via the coding sequence GTGATTCTACTGATCTCCGATCTGCATCTTGAACAGGAGCGCCCGGACATCAGCCGGGCGTTTCTGCATTTTCTAAAGAACCGCGCAAGCGAAGCCGAGGCGCTGTATATCCTTGGCGACTTCTTCGAGGTGTGGATCGGCGACGACGCCATCAGCCCCTTTCAGCGCAGCATTGCCCAAGCCCTGCGCCAACTCAGTGACAGTGGCACGCGCATCTACCTGATGCACGGCAATCGCGACTTCCTGATTGGCCAGGCCTTTTGCCGCGAGGCTGGCTGCACCCTGCTGCGCGACCCCTGCCTGGTCGAACTCGGCGGGGAGAAAGTCCTGCTGATGCACGGTGACAGCCTCTGCACCCAGGATGAGGCTTACATGCGCCTGCGCCGCTGGCTACGCAACCCGCTGTCGCTGTTTATCCTGCGCAACCTGCCGCTGGCCACCCGCCGCAAGCTGGCGCGCAAACTGCGCAATGAAAGCCGCGCGCAAACCCGCATGAAAGCCAGCGACATAGTCGATGTCACCCCGGCAGAAGTACCGCTGATCATGGCAGCCCATGGCGTGCGCACGCTGATTCACGGCCACACTCACCGCCCTGCGGTACACCCGTTGCAAGTGGCGGGGCAACCCGCCAGGCGGATTGTCCTGGGTGACTGGGACAGCCAAGGCTGGGCCTTGCAGGTCGACGACCAAAGCTGGCAGCTGGCACCCTTCTCTCTCAGCTGA
- a CDS encoding peptidylprolyl isomerase, whose translation MIKLHTNHGVITLKLFEDKAPETVANFKQYVKEGHYDGTIFHRVISNFMVQGGGFEPGMKQKTTRATIKNEANNGLLNKIGTVAMARTMEPHSASAQFFINVGDNSFLNHSAPTVQGWGYAVFAEVAEGMDVVEKIKGVATTMKSGHQDVPVDDVIIERAEIVE comes from the coding sequence ATGATCAAGCTGCACACCAACCACGGCGTCATCACCCTCAAGCTGTTCGAAGATAAAGCGCCGGAAACCGTGGCCAACTTCAAGCAATACGTGAAGGAAGGTCATTACGACGGCACCATCTTCCACCGCGTGATCAGCAACTTTATGGTGCAAGGTGGCGGTTTCGAGCCAGGCATGAAGCAGAAAACCACCCGCGCGACCATCAAGAACGAAGCCAACAATGGCTTGCTCAACAAGATCGGCACCGTGGCCATGGCCCGCACCATGGAGCCGCATTCGGCCTCCGCGCAGTTCTTCATCAACGTCGGCGACAACAGCTTCCTCAACCACAGCGCACCAACCGTACAAGGCTGGGGCTATGCGGTATTCGCTGAAGTGGCCGAAGGCATGGACGTGGTCGAAAAGATCAAGGGTGTTGCCACCACCATGAAGTCTGGCCACCAGGACGTACCGGTCGACGATGTGATCATCGAGCGTGCCGAGATCGTTGAGTGA
- a CDS encoding LysR substrate-binding domain-containing protein, translated as MRDLPIVLLRTFVMVAETLNLTTAAQRLHRAPSTISMQLTRLEALVAAELLQRGQYGVRLTPAGEQLKSCAQQLLNLHDRILGSFQHADVGGQVRFGTHDQYATRSLVPLLESFVLSYPEASLEVVCDHRPYHLATMVAEGKLDLALVEMPALSDGGQRLFRDELVWVCSETHSTHERDPLPLAVFVEGCYHRDSAHKVLSEAQIPYRVAFISQSRAGVLAAVRAGIGVGIIPRSTLESGLRVIEQGLPPLPGTDITLFVAERVNEATRRLAQTIEASPQYRRQERPSLLQR; from the coding sequence ATGCGCGACCTGCCAATTGTCTTGCTGCGTACCTTCGTCATGGTCGCCGAGACGCTGAATCTGACCACGGCGGCTCAGCGCCTGCATCGCGCGCCGTCGACCATCAGCATGCAGCTCACTCGGCTGGAGGCCCTGGTGGCGGCCGAACTCCTGCAGCGCGGTCAGTACGGCGTCAGACTGACCCCGGCCGGGGAGCAGTTGAAGTCTTGTGCCCAGCAGTTGCTCAACCTGCATGACCGCATTCTCGGCAGCTTCCAGCATGCCGATGTGGGTGGTCAGGTGCGCTTCGGCACCCATGACCAGTACGCCACCCGCAGCCTCGTCCCGCTGCTAGAGAGCTTCGTACTGAGCTACCCGGAGGCAAGCCTGGAAGTGGTCTGCGATCACCGCCCCTATCACCTGGCAACGATGGTGGCCGAGGGCAAGTTGGACCTGGCCCTGGTGGAAATGCCGGCCTTGTCGGATGGCGGCCAGCGCTTGTTTCGTGACGAGTTGGTCTGGGTGTGCAGCGAGACCCATTCGACTCATGAGCGCGACCCGCTGCCGTTGGCGGTTTTCGTCGAGGGTTGCTACCACCGCGACTCTGCGCACAAGGTTCTGAGCGAGGCGCAGATTCCCTACCGAGTCGCCTTCATCAGCCAGAGCCGGGCTGGCGTCCTGGCGGCGGTGCGCGCCGGTATTGGGGTGGGGATCATCCCCCGCTCGACTCTGGAGTCGGGGCTGCGGGTGATCGAGCAGGGGTTGCCGCCATTGCCGGGCACCGATATCACCTTGTTTGTCGCTGAGCGGGTCAACGAGGCAACTCGGCGCCTGGCGCAAACCATTGAGGCAAGCCCGCAATACCGACGCCAGGAGCGGCCGTCGCTGCTGCAGCGCTAA
- the miaE gene encoding tRNA-(ms[2]io[6]A)-hydroxylase gives MQLLPEIEAFLLCPTPDAWIAQALQNQDVMLIDHANCEKKAASTALTLLFRYIEKADLQHNLSRLAREELRHFEQVAALMKKRGIAYRPVSAALYAQRLHKHMRTSEPHKLVDTLIVGAFIEARSCERFFRLAPHLDEELGQFYRSLLKSEARHYQGYLKMARDYAAGPIDERVAFFAEVEREAILTPDKEFRFHSGAAA, from the coding sequence ATGCAACTGTTACCAGAAATCGAAGCCTTCCTGTTGTGCCCAACCCCCGATGCCTGGATTGCCCAAGCCTTGCAGAATCAGGACGTGATGCTGATAGATCACGCCAATTGCGAGAAGAAGGCCGCATCTACCGCGCTGACGCTGCTTTTCCGCTATATCGAGAAGGCCGATTTGCAGCACAACCTGTCGCGTTTGGCCCGTGAAGAGTTGCGGCATTTCGAGCAGGTCGCAGCATTGATGAAGAAGCGCGGCATTGCCTATCGACCGGTCAGTGCCGCCCTGTATGCCCAGCGCTTGCACAAGCATATGCGCACCAGCGAACCGCACAAACTGGTGGACACCCTGATCGTCGGGGCTTTTATCGAGGCGCGATCCTGTGAGCGGTTCTTTCGCCTGGCGCCGCATCTCGATGAGGAGCTGGGGCAGTTCTATCGCTCGCTGCTCAAGTCCGAGGCGCGGCATTACCAGGGTTACCTGAAGATGGCGCGCGATTATGCGGCGGGGCCAATCGATGAGCGGGTGGCTTTCTTCGCCGAGGTGGAGCGCGAGGCGATACTCACGCCGGACAAGGAGTTTCGCTTTCACAGTGGCGCTGCCGCTTAG
- a CDS encoding universal stress protein produces MHSIRRILVVLNPEQPDSLPLRRAKHIATGIHAEIHLVLCDNQREHAPFLRHLSKQLSGEGFDVSTQQINCEHSQPTDAILTTLQAHSCDLLIKQHYPNSLWTKHLIIPEDWRLLRQSPVPVLLTKTARPWNGGRVLAAMDIENSENEHRGLQGSIMGHAVDLAALIGGSIHAVSAYPATLFPAADSSAPRYDGQAAHCFEASRWFKEEYQLHDYQLHIGEGPAKALILQIAHQLEIAVTVIGTVGRNGLAGMLIGNTAEAILDRLDSDLLVLKPHDHAVHLLAPYEEPQQAPSERGHSQGLAVNNQFCEQTAL; encoded by the coding sequence ATGCATAGCATTCGCCGCATCCTGGTGGTGCTCAATCCCGAGCAACCCGACAGCCTTCCATTGAGACGCGCCAAGCACATAGCCACGGGTATTCACGCAGAAATCCACTTAGTGCTTTGTGACAACCAGCGCGAGCATGCACCGTTCCTCCGGCACCTTAGCAAACAGCTCAGCGGTGAGGGCTTTGATGTCTCCACGCAACAGATCAACTGCGAGCATTCGCAACCAACAGACGCAATTCTCACCACCCTTCAAGCCCACTCTTGCGACTTGCTGATCAAGCAGCATTACCCCAATAGCCTGTGGACCAAGCACCTGATCATTCCTGAGGATTGGCGGCTGCTTCGTCAATCCCCGGTTCCGGTATTGCTGACTAAGACCGCGCGGCCCTGGAATGGCGGCAGAGTGCTGGCTGCCATGGATATAGAAAACTCCGAGAACGAGCATCGTGGTCTGCAAGGCAGCATCATGGGGCATGCAGTCGATCTCGCCGCATTGATCGGCGGCTCCATCCATGCGGTCAGTGCCTACCCGGCAACACTCTTTCCCGCAGCTGACTCCAGCGCGCCTCGCTACGACGGCCAGGCGGCCCACTGCTTCGAGGCAAGCCGCTGGTTCAAAGAGGAGTATCAGCTCCACGATTATCAGCTGCACATTGGCGAAGGGCCTGCCAAGGCGCTAATCCTGCAGATCGCCCATCAACTGGAGATCGCAGTCACCGTCATTGGCACCGTCGGACGTAATGGTCTTGCTGGAATGTTGATAGGCAATACGGCCGAAGCGATACTCGACCGCCTCGACAGCGACCTGCTGGTTCTGAAACCTCACGACCACGCAGTCCATTTACTGGCGCCTTATGAGGAACCCCAGCAAGCACCGAGCGAGCGAGGCCATTCACAGGGTTTAGCAGTGAACAACCAATTCTGTGAGCAGACTGCCCTTTGA